AGCTTTTTCAGGGAGTGAGCGGTGTTCTGCGCTTCACCGGCCTCACCAAAGCCGTAGCCCTTGATGGTGTGGGCGAGGATAACCGTCGGCCGGCCGCCATTCTTGTGAATGGCATGGTGGAAGGCCGCGTAGATCTTGTACGGATCGTGACCGCCCCGGTTGAGCTTGTTGATCTCCTCGTCGGAAAGCCCCTCGACGAGTTTGGCCGTTTCCGGGTACTTGCCGAAGAAGTGCTTCCGGGTATAAGCCGGGCCGTTGCTCTTGAAGTTCTGAAGGTCGCCATCACAGACCTCGTCCATGACCCGCTGCATCTTGCCGTCCTTGTCCTGCTCGAACAGGGGATCCCAGTGGCGACCCCAGACAACTTTCAGGACATTCCAGCCAGCGCCCCGGAAGACACCTTCAAGCTCCTGAATGATCTTGCCGTTGCCACGCACCGGCCCGTCCAGACGCTGGAGGTTGCAGTTAACAACGAAAATCAGGTTACTGAGGTTTTCCCGGCCGGCCATGGAGATGGAACCCAGGGTTTCCGGCTCGTCGCACTCGCCGTCACCAACAAAGCACCAGACCTTGCGATCGCCCATCTCGATGAGCTCTCGGCTGTCCAGGTACTTCATTACGTGGGCCTGGTAAATCGCCTGAATCGGACCAAGCCCCATAGAAACTGTTGGGAACTGCCAGTAATCCGGCATTAGCCAGGGGTGCGGATAGGAAGAGAGGCCAGTGCCGTCTACTTCCTCACGGTATTTGTCGAGATCTTTCTCGTCGAAACGGCCCTCAAGGAAGGAGCGCGCATAAATGCCCGGGGAAGAGTGGCCCTGGAAGTACACAAGGTCGGACTCGCGCTTTTCGTCGCCGCCGTGGAAGAAATAGTTGAAGCCAACATCGTAGAGGGTCGCTGCCGAAGAAAACGAGGAAACATGTCCGCCGAGATCACCGGGACGCTGGTTGGCACGCATAACCATGGCCATGGCATTCCAGCGGATCAGGGAGCGGATTCGGCGCTCCATAAAAAGATCGCCAGGCATCGGCGCCTGCTGGGAAACCGGAATACTGTTCCGGAACGGCGTGGTTATGGAATATGGCAGTTCGGTTCCATCGCGGCTCGCCCGCTCGGAAAGCCTCTCAAGAATATACTTGGCCCGGTCTACGCCTTCGTTCTCGATCAGAGATTCCAGCGCATCCAGCCATTCACTGGTTTCAATGGGATCATCGTCCTGGTACATCAAACCCTCCCCTTGGCATCAAAAGTGCAGCGCCGCCACGATCAGCAGCCGGGCGCGTTGCGGTGTCGATAAGCTGCGATGGAATGCAGTGTTTTGTTATGGGTATTTTCAGCCTGACAGGTGTACCGGCTACCAGTACACAGAACCTGTACAAAGCATAGAACAGCTTTCACACTTTTCCTGCCTGATCACCTCGGTTTCACGGGCTTTTGGCCCCGGGGATGACCGGCGTGCCGGCGAAGTGCGTGAATTAGAACACCCGGTTTCGTAGTATTTTTACTACATTTTGACCATCAAGTTCAATCAAAGCCCTCCAAACATCCTTTTGTAACGGGCTTCTTTCGGTTACTTACGGAAGAATGACCGTTTTTGGACCAACAGACAACCAGATTGCGACCAATGTCGTAGCATTCGTATCAGGCCGAAAATTGATTACCACGCTAAACGATCTTCTGGCCGCTATTCGCCGATCATTCAGGATATTTAGCGCTTTTTATTGAATTTTCGACTCTTTCCTCAGAAGCGCCCCACTGATCTATTTCAGCTTTTTTATTAGACCTGAAAATATTTCCGGATTTATGTATACTCGCCTGCCTGATTTTTAACCACCCAGGAAAAAGTGGTCGGACCACTTTTTTGTCATTGGCATCAACAGAGGGCGATCTATGAACTCCATCGTCACCTTTCCGAACCGGATTCCCACCACGGAGTTCGAGGAACGGCGTTTCAAGGTCTACACAGACCGCCAGCTCGACAAGATCGAAGTCATTCAGAATCTCCCTGAAGAGACCCTGTTTGAAATGAAAGTGGTAGCCAGCGTGCTGCCGTTCCGGGTCAACGAGTATGTGATCAATGAACTGATCAACTGGGACAAGGTACCCAACGACCCGATCTATCAGCTTGTTTTTCCGCAGAAAGGGATGTTGAAGGACGAGCATTACGAGCGCATGGCGAAACTGCACCGGGAAGGTGCCGACAAGAAAGAGATCCAGGCCGTCGCCAAGGAAATCCGGGACGAACTCAACCCGCACCCGGCCGGCCAGATGGAAATGAACATGCCTGAGCTCGACGGTGAAGTTCTGGACGGCGTTCAGCACAAGTACCGCGAGACAGTGCTGTTCTTCCCGGCCCAGGGCCAGACCTGCCACTCCTACTGCACCTTCTGTTTCCGCTGGGCGCAGTTCGTGGGTGACAAAGACCTGAAAATGGCCAGCACCGAAGCAGAAAAGCTTCATGGCTACCTGCAGGAGCACACCGAGGTCACTGACCTGCTGGTCACCGGTGGCGACCCCATGGTGATGAAAACCAAGAACCTGGTGCAGTATCTGGAACCGCTGCTACAGCCGGAGTTCGATCATATCCAGACCATTCGCATCGGCACCAAGGCCCTCACTTTCTGGCCCTACCGCTTCGTGACCGACAAGGATGCCGATGAACTGATCGACCTTTTCGCGAAACTGGTCGACGCCGGCAAGCACGTCGCCATCATGGCCCACTACAACCACTGGCAGGAAATCACCACCGAGATTGCCGAAGAGGCCATCCGCCGTATTCGCGCCACCGGTGCCGAGATCCGTGCCCAGGGCCCGCTGATCAAGCACGTCAACGACGATGCCGACGCCTGGGCAAAGCTGTGGAAGAAAGAAGTGCAGCTGGGCATCATCCCCTACTACATGTTTGTAGAACGGGACACCGGCGCGAAGAACTACTTTGAAGTGCCTCTGGTCGAAGCTTTCCACATCTACAGGGAAGCCATGAAGAAAGTCAGTGGCCTGGCCCGAACCGCCCGCGGACCGTCCATGAGCGCCGGCCCCGGCAAGGTGGAGATCCAGGGGATTACCGAAATCAACGGCGAGAAGGTGTTTGTACTGCGCTTCCTGCAGGGCCGCAACCCGGACTGGGTTCAGCGCCCATTCTTCGCCAAGTACAGCGAGACGGCCACCTGGTTGCATGAGCTGGAACCGGCCTTTGGAGAAGAGAAATTCTTCTTTGAAGATGAGTATGAAGAAATGAAGAAAGGGAATGGATAATCGCCAGCCTCTCTGAAGCGGCCCCGTGGATTGGGGCCGCTTGCCTCTTCAGCGATTGGATCTACGCGCCTTCCAGCTGGGGATGACCCGGAACACCAGCGCGCCAAACACCACTCCGATGATTACGATCAACGCGACCTGAAGGCTTCCATTGTCCATCGCACCCTCATTCAGGGTTTCTGCTGTTACCAGTCCTCCGATCAGGAGCCATGGCGTCAGAAGAATCAGCGCGCTCAATGACAGGAAACGTTTGATTCGATGATTGTCTTTTTGCTTAGGCATAGGACCCTCTCCAAAAGAATGAGCTCATAATTACCGACGGAGACGGCCATTGGATCAGGTACGTTATTTCTGCCGGACAAACTTGGGCATGAACCCCTCCGGCTTATCGCTCAACCACTCAACAAACGTCCGCAATTCTTCCAGTTCCAGCAGCTTTTCCCGGGTATTGAAGTACAGCCCCAGCTCGTATTCCGAGCGAGCCTTATGAATGGCGTTATGGCAGGGACGGCACACCCACAGCGTTCGGGTGATCAAATCTTCCTTGGTGAACAGTTTCTGGAACCGCTTCTTTCGGTGCAGGTGCTTGGGTATAAGGTGGTGCCGAGTGAGCTTGGCAACCGCGCGTTCACAGAGTTCGCAGTTGTCGGGTTGGGGTGGGAGCTTGAGCATTGCGGAAATACCAGTCGGGTTTCGCCCATGGCTCCACCCGACCTATGTTGTATTTGGCCAGCGCCAAACAATCAGTGCATCAGGGTATAGAGCTTCCGGCGATAGGTCCTTACGTCCGGGTTGTTGTTACCCAGCTTGTCGAACAGTTCGATCAGCGTTGTCTTGGCCACTTCGTCTTTGTACTTGCTGTCCACCTGCATCAGGCGGATCAGCAGGTCCATGGCCTCGGCGTTGTTTTCCTGTAATACGTGATGAAGTGCCAACTGGTGCAGTGCGTTCGGATCCTTCGGGTCCTGCTCCAGCGCCATTTCCAGATCCTTGATCGGAGGCAGTTCGGCCGACTGCTTCAGAAACTTGATTCGTGCTGCCAGCTGTTTGGCCTGGTGCTGCATTTTTTCTTCTGGAGGCAGACTTTCAAGGACCTGCTCGGCCGTTTCCAGATCACCCATTTCCGCCTTCAACTGGGCCAGGTCGATCAGGACTTTGAGATTTTCCGGGTCCTCCTGGTTCATCTGGGACAGGATAGCCAATGCTCCCTCCACATCGCCTTCTTCCCAGATCCGATGCGCCTTTTCATAGGGATCTTCCTTGGGGGCTTCCACGTGTTTGTCCAGAACCTTGCGGATTTCGCTTTCCGGCAGGGCACCGTTGAAGCCATCCACGGCCTGGCCATTCTTGACCAGGATTACGGTCGGCAGACTGCGCACCCCAAGGCTGGAGGTGAGCTGTTCCTGCTCGTCGGCGTTCACCTTGGCCAGCATGAAAGCACCCTGGTAGTCCTCCGCCAGTTTTTCCAGCAGGGGCATCAACTGTTTGCAGGGGGCACACCACTCAGCCCACACATCCACCAGGATGGGCGTGCTTGCAGAGGCTTCCATCACCTTCTGCTGAAAGTTTTCCATGGTGGCATCAAAGATGTAGGGAGAGTTGCTCATGCAAGGCACCTGAAAAGTCGAATGATTCGTTTTGAGTTGCCAAAAACATGGGGCCAACTACCCGAAATTCAAGCGCCAAACGCGCTAACCCAAGTCCTTGAAATCACCGTATCTGCCGTTACATAGCTAGTAAGCACCACGCCGGGACAATCACTACGCAGCCTGTCCCGGGCCGATTCACAACCTTTCCGGATGGACACTCGCGGCATGAATGACGAGACGCAAAACGATTCTTTTGAGGAATTCGAAGAGGACGTGACCGAGTACATTGGCAAGGACGAGCATAGCAAAAGCCTTGCCCTGCCCCAGCAGATGATGCCCCGGCGCATGTATGTGCTGCCGGTTTCGAATCGGCCTTTCTTTCCGGCCCAGGTACAGCCGATAGTGGTAAACCAGAACCCGTGGCAGGAAACCCTGAAAAGGGTCGGTGAGACTGACCACAAGGTCATGGGCATCTGCTTTGTGGAAGAACCGGACGCTGAAGAAGGCGTCCCGGCCAGTGAGCAGCTGGAGACCATTGGCTGCGCGGTGCGTGTGCATCATGCCCAGAATGACAGTGGTAAGGTCCAGTTTATCGCCCAGGGGCTTCAACGCTTCCGGATCGTCCAGTGGCTGCGTCGTAAGCCTCCGTATCTGGTGGAAGTTGAGTATCCGGCAGAACCGGAAGAAGACGCCGACGAACTCAAGGCCTACACGCTGGCCATTATCAGCGCCATCAAGGAGTTGCTACGTACCAACCCACTCTATGGCGAGGAGGTAAAACAATACCTGTCCCGATTCGGGCCGGACGATAGCTCACCTCTGGCCGATTTCGGCGCCTCAATGACCAGCGCTCCAGGCAATGAGTTGCAGGATGTGCTCGACACCGTCCCCCTGCTCCGCCGCATGGAGAAGGTTCTTCTGCTGATGCGTAAAGAGCAGGAAGTTGCCCGGCTGCAGTCGGAAATCAGCGAAGAGGTGAACGCGAAAGTCCAGAAGCACCAACGCGAATTCTTCCTGAAGGAACAACTCAAGGTGATCCAGCGCGAGCTGGGCATGGCCAAGGACGACAAGACCGCCGATGTCGAGCGCTTCCAACAGCGGATGGCGGAACTCAACCCGCCCGAGGCCGTGCAAGAGCGCTTCAACGATGAAGTCGAAAAATTGCAGGTGCTGGAGCAGGGCTCGCCGGAATACGGTGTCACCCGTAATTATCTGGACTGGCTGACGCAGGTGCCCTGGGGCATCCATTCCGAGGACCACTTCGACCTGGCGAAAGCCCGGCAGATTCTCGACCGGGACCACGACGGCCTGGACGATGTCAAAGACCGCATCATCGAGTTTCTGGCTGAAGGGACCTTCAAGGGCGAGGTGAGCGGTTCCATTCTGCTTTTGGTGGGCCCGCCAGGTGTTGGCAAGACCTCCATCGGTCATTCCGTGGCAGACGCACTGGGGCGGAAATTCTACCGTTTCAGTGTGGGCGGCATGCGCGATGAAGCTGAAATCAAAGGCCACCGCCGCACCTACATCGGCGCCATGCCGGGCAAGTTTGTCCAGGCGCTCAAGGATTCCAAGGTGGCCAATCCGGTGATCATGCTGGATGAAATCGACAAGATCGGTGCATCCTTCCAGGGCGACCCCGCGTCAGCCCTGTTGGAGACACTGGATCCGGAACAGAACCGCGACTTCCTGGACCACTACCTGGATGTCCGCATGGACCTGTCCAAGGTTCTGTTCATCTGCACCGCCAACCAGCTCGACACGATTCCACGACCACTGCTTGACCGGATGGACGTGATTCGGCTGTCCGGATACATCGCGGAAGAAAAGCTGGCCATCGCCAAGCACTTCCTGCTGCCGAGGCTGCTTAAACGGGCCGGGCTGCTGAAGAAACAGCTCAACATTACCGACGCCGCTATCAAGCAGATTATTGAGGGCTATGCCCGCGAAGCCGGTGTGCGAAGCCTGGAGAAGCTGCTGCAC
This genomic stretch from Marinobacter salsuginis harbors:
- the lon gene encoding endopeptidase La; the encoded protein is MNDETQNDSFEEFEEDVTEYIGKDEHSKSLALPQQMMPRRMYVLPVSNRPFFPAQVQPIVVNQNPWQETLKRVGETDHKVMGICFVEEPDAEEGVPASEQLETIGCAVRVHHAQNDSGKVQFIAQGLQRFRIVQWLRRKPPYLVEVEYPAEPEEDADELKAYTLAIISAIKELLRTNPLYGEEVKQYLSRFGPDDSSPLADFGASMTSAPGNELQDVLDTVPLLRRMEKVLLLMRKEQEVARLQSEISEEVNAKVQKHQREFFLKEQLKVIQRELGMAKDDKTADVERFQQRMAELNPPEAVQERFNDEVEKLQVLEQGSPEYGVTRNYLDWLTQVPWGIHSEDHFDLAKARQILDRDHDGLDDVKDRIIEFLAEGTFKGEVSGSILLLVGPPGVGKTSIGHSVADALGRKFYRFSVGGMRDEAEIKGHRRTYIGAMPGKFVQALKDSKVANPVIMLDEIDKIGASFQGDPASALLETLDPEQNRDFLDHYLDVRMDLSKVLFICTANQLDTIPRPLLDRMDVIRLSGYIAEEKLAIAKHFLLPRLLKRAGLLKKQLNITDAAIKQIIEGYAREAGVRSLEKLLHKVIRKGIVKLLESPDQPVKVGVSDLQSYLGQPSFKKEKSLKGIGVVTGLAWTAMGGATLSIEASRIHSSQRGFKLTGQLGDVMKESAEIAYSYVSSNLRRFKGDPTFFDKSFVHLHVPEGATPKDGPSAGVTMATALLSIARKEAPQQNIAMTGELTLTGQVLPVGGIREKVIAARRQKISNLILPEANRGDYEELPEYLKEGLSVNFAKHYNDVFQVCFGNKPKSGSSVH
- a CDS encoding KamA family radical SAM protein; translation: MNSIVTFPNRIPTTEFEERRFKVYTDRQLDKIEVIQNLPEETLFEMKVVASVLPFRVNEYVINELINWDKVPNDPIYQLVFPQKGMLKDEHYERMAKLHREGADKKEIQAVAKEIRDELNPHPAGQMEMNMPELDGEVLDGVQHKYRETVLFFPAQGQTCHSYCTFCFRWAQFVGDKDLKMASTEAEKLHGYLQEHTEVTDLLVTGGDPMVMKTKNLVQYLEPLLQPEFDHIQTIRIGTKALTFWPYRFVTDKDADELIDLFAKLVDAGKHVAIMAHYNHWQEITTEIAEEAIRRIRATGAEIRAQGPLIKHVNDDADAWAKLWKKEVQLGIIPYYMFVERDTGAKNYFEVPLVEAFHIYREAMKKVSGLARTARGPSMSAGPGKVEIQGITEINGEKVFVLRFLQGRNPDWVQRPFFAKYSETATWLHELEPAFGEEKFFFEDEYEEMKKGNG
- the trxA gene encoding thioredoxin, with the protein product MSNSPYIFDATMENFQQKVMEASASTPILVDVWAEWCAPCKQLMPLLEKLAEDYQGAFMLAKVNADEQEQLTSSLGVRSLPTVILVKNGQAVDGFNGALPESEIRKVLDKHVEAPKEDPYEKAHRIWEEGDVEGALAILSQMNQEDPENLKVLIDLAQLKAEMGDLETAEQVLESLPPEEKMQHQAKQLAARIKFLKQSAELPPIKDLEMALEQDPKDPNALHQLALHHVLQENNAEAMDLLIRLMQVDSKYKDEVAKTTLIELFDKLGNNNPDVRTYRRKLYTLMH